A window of Kribbella sp. NBC_00382 genomic DNA:
CGGACCGGTACCGATGGAGCGCATCGCCTCCGCGGTCGGACTGCCACGCTCTTCGACCTACCACTTGCTGAAAGCAATGATCAGCGAGGGCTTCGTGGTGCACCTCCCGGAGGAGAAGCGGTACGGGCTCGGCGTCGCCGCCTTCGAGATCGGTTCCGCGTACCTCCGGCACGACCCGCTCGAGCGGCTGGCCAGACCGTTGCTCGCTCAACTCGTCGCCGAGGTCGGCCAGACGGCACACCTGGGCGTCCTCCACGGACGCGAGCTCGTCTACCTGCTGAAAGAACAGCCACCGAGGCCGGTCACCCTGGTCACGGACATCGGCGTCCGCCTACCTGCGACTCTGACGGCATCAGGGCGCGCTCTGCTCGCCGCATTGCCGCCCGCCCAGGTCCGAGCCCTGTTCCCCACTCCCGAGAGCTTCGTACGCCGTACTGACCACGGGCCGCAGACATTGAGTCAGCTCCGGCGGATCCTGGCCGACGAGAAGCGGCAGGGGTACGCGGTGGAGGACTCGCACATCACCCCTGGCGTCGCCTCGGTCGCGAGCGCGGCCGTCGACTATGCGGGGCATCCGGTGGCCGCCATCAGCATCAGCTTCCGCACGGACGCGATCCCGGTCGGCGAACGGTTCCTGCTGGCCCGCCGGACCCGGCAGGCGGCGGACGCTCTGACCCGCCGGCTGAGCCACTGAAGGCCACTGGAAAAGCCGATAAAAGGTCTGGAAACACATTAAGGGCCACCCCTTGCGGGGTGGCCCTTAACAGTGTGAATGTCCGGCGACGTCCTACTCTCCCACGACCTACCGGTCGCAGTACCATCGGCGCTGTCAGGCTTAACTTCCAGGTTCGGAATGGAGACTGGGTGTTTCCCTGACGCTATGGTCACCGTAACTCTATAGAAATATCAACCAACCACACACTCAGCCACTCCACCCCCGTGTGGGGTGGGTGTTGCTGGGGGTTGACCGTATTTCGGGAACCGTATAGCGGACGCGTACATCTTCGCAGCAGTAGTCTGTCGCCAACCGATGGTTGGTGTTGAGACAAGCCCTCGGCCTATTAGTACCAGTCAGCTCCACACCTTACGGTGCTTCCACTTCTGGCCTATCAACCCAGTGGTCTACTGGGGGCCTTACCCGATTAACTCGGTGGGAGACCTCATCTTGAAGCGTGCTTCCCGCTTAGATGCTTTCAGCGGTTATCACTCCCGAACGTAGCCAACCAGCCGTGCTCCTGGCGGAACAACTGGCACACCAGAGGTTCGTCCACCCCGGTCCTCTCGTACTAGGGGCAGCCCTTCTCAAGTCTCCTGCGCGCGCAGCGGATAGGGACCGAACTGTCTCACGACGTTCTAAACCCAGCTCGCGTGCCGCTTTAATGGGCGAACAGCCCAACCCTTGGGACCTACTCCAGCCCCAGGATGCGACGAGCCGACATCGAGGTGCCAAACCATCCCGTCGATATGGACTCTTGGGGAAGATCAGCCTGTTATCCCCGGGGTACCTTTTATCCGTTGAGCGACGGTGCTCCCACATGCCACCGCCGGATCACTAGTTCCGACTTTCGTCCCTGCTCGACATGTCTGTCTCACAGTCAAGCTCCCTTGTGCACTTACACTCGACACCTGATTGCCAACCAGGCTGAGGGAACCTTTGAGCGCCTCCGTTACCTTTTAGGAGGCGACCGCCCCAGTCAAACTACCCACCAGGCACTGTCCCTGATCCAGATAATGGACCTAAGTTAGACAGCCAGAACAACCAGAGTGGTATTTCAACGATGACTCCACCCGAACTGGCGTCCGAGTTTCACAGTCTCCCACCTATCCTACACAAGTTGTACCGACCACCAATACCAAGTTGTAGTAAAGGTCCCGGGGTCTTTCCGTCCTGCTGCGCGTAACGAGCATCTTTACTCGTAATGCAATTTCGCCGAGTCCATGGTTGAGACAGCGCCCAAGTCGTTACGCCATTCGTGCAGGTCGGAACTTACCCGACAAGGAATTTCGCTACCTTAGGATGGTTATAGTTACCACCGCCGTTTACTGGCGCTTAAGTTCAAAGCTTCGCCGGCCTAAACCAGCTAACCTGTCCCCTTAACGTTCCAGCACCGGGCAGGCGTCAGTCCGTATACATCGAATTACTTCTTCGCACGGACCTGTGTTTTTAGTAAACAGTCGCTTGGGCCTGGTCTCTGCGGCCATCAACGCTTCCACGGGCAAGCCGTGTAACGTATCCGGCCCCCCTTCTCCCGAAGTTACGGGGGCATTTTGCCGAGTTCCTTAACCATGGTTCACTCGATCGCCTTGGTATTCTCTACCTGATCACCTGTGTCGGTTTGGGGTACGGGCGGCTCTAACACTCACTACGAAGTTTTTCTCGGCAGCATGGGATCATCCACTTCCCCTGAACGGGTCCGCCTCGGTTCTCAGGCTATGAGAGACACGGATTTGCCTATGCCTCGCCCTACCACCTTGCCCGCGGATCAGCTTGCGCCTACCATCGCCGCGGATGGACTGCCCTCCTGCGTCACTCCTTAGTGCACCTAATACCAGTTCGGGTCAACAGATCCCCTACTCAACCCGAAGGTCTTGTAGCTTCTCGGTTTTAGCATCACCGGGTTCGGTCGGGTCGTGTTAATGCCGGTACGGGAATATCAACCCGTTGTCCATCGACTACGCCTGTCGGCCTCGCCTTAGGTCCCGACTTACCCAGGGCAGATTAGCTTGACCCTGGAACCCTTGATCATTCGGCGGACGGGTTTCTCACCCGTCATTCGCTACTCATGCCTGCATTCTCACTCGTGCAGCATCCACAACTAGATCACTCTGCTGCTTCACACGCTGCACGACGCTCCCCTACCCATCCACACACCTGGACCAGGTAAACCTGGCCGGGTACAAGTGTGAATGCCACAGCTTCGGCGGATTGCTTGAGCCCCGCTACATTGTCGGCGCGGAATCACTTGACCAGTGAGCTATTACGCACTCTTTCAAGGGTGGCTGCTTCTAAGCCAACCTCCTGGTTGTCTGGGCAACTCCACATCCTTTTCCACTTAGCAATCGCTTAGGGGCCTTAGCTGGTGATCTGGGCTGTTTCCCTCTCGACGACGGAGCTTATCCCCCGCCGTCTCACTGCCGCGCTCTCACTTACCGGCATTCGGAGTTTGGCTGATTTCGGTAAGCCGGTAAGCCCCCTAGACCATCCAGTGCTCTACCTCCGGTAAGAAACACGCGACGCTGCACCTATATGCATTTCGGGGAGAACCAGCTATCACGGAGTTTGATTGGCCTTTCACCCCTATCCACAGGTCATCCCCCAGGTTTTCAACCCTGGTGGGTTCGGTCCTCCACGCGGTCTTACCCGCGCTTCAACCTGCCCATGGATAGATCACTCCGCTTCGGGTCTAGAGCATGCGACTAAAGCGCCCTATTCAGACTCGCTTTCGCTACGGCTACCCCACACGGGTTAACCTCGCCACATACCACTAACTCGCAGGCTCATTCTTCAAAAGGCACGCCGTCACACCCACACAAGGTGAGCGCTCCGACGGATTGTAGGCAACCGGTTTCAGGTACTATTTCACTCCCCTCCCGGGGTACTTTTCATCTTTCCCTCACGGTACTAGTCCGCTATCGGTCACCAAGAAGTATTTAGGCTTAGCGGGTGGTCCCGCCAGATTCACACGGGATTTCAAGAGTCCCGTGCTACTTGGGAAAACACTCGGAAGTCACTGTCTTACGCCTACGGGGCTCTTACCCACTACGGCTCAACTTTCCAGAAAATTCGACTTCAACAGTGATTTATAACTCCCTGACCCCACGGCATTAAGGTCTGAATGCTCCCACAACCCCATATACGCAACGCACGCCGGCTATCACACGCACATGGTTTAGCCTCATCCGCTTTCGCTCGCCACTACTCACGGAATCACTATTGTTTTCTCTTCCTGCGGGTACTGAGATGTTTCACTTCCCCGCGTTCCCTCCAGAACCCTATGTGTTCAGGCACTGGTAACTGGCTTTAGAATGCCAGCTGGGTTTCCCCATTCGGACACCCCCGGATCACAGCTTGGTTGCCAACTCCCCGGGGCTTATCGCAGGCTCCTACGTCCTTCATCGGCTCTTGGTGCCTAGACATCCACCGATTGCCCTTAGTAGC
This region includes:
- a CDS encoding IclR family transcriptional regulator, producing MSGNVPASTRTLRVLTFLATQPGPVPMERIASAVGLPRSSTYHLLKAMISEGFVVHLPEEKRYGLGVAAFEIGSAYLRHDPLERLARPLLAQLVAEVGQTAHLGVLHGRELVYLLKEQPPRPVTLVTDIGVRLPATLTASGRALLAALPPAQVRALFPTPESFVRRTDHGPQTLSQLRRILADEKRQGYAVEDSHITPGVASVASAAVDYAGHPVAAISISFRTDAIPVGERFLLARRTRQAADALTRRLSH